The genome window CCAAGGCGCCGCTGGACAACGACGAGTCCTTGGGCGAGAAGAGGAGGCAAGTGTTGCGTGCCTCTTGAATATCAACGCCCTCGGCAATGTAGGCGGAGTCCTCGATGCGCGTTGGCTAATCACGAGcaaattaagcaattaatttaattcgaATTGGAATCGGAATCTCTTATCAATTAAATGGAAAGCACTTTGCATAATCTGCTGCCTATCAGCATTACGAACTGCGAATGTGTAATCGGGTATTTTCACGAGACTTAAACAACCCGTCAATCAATCAGCAATAACTATATACACCAAGAAagactaaataataaaataataaaatgtaactTGTGTTGTAAACAGATATTAGCGTCATTGACAGTTCGTCGATTGATAGATCCAGTTACAAAGGTCAACGTCAGCCCAAGATTCACCTCATTGCAAATGCATATCGAAGGTTTCCCACTCCAACCGCAATGTTCTAATGCAGGGCCAAAACATTGCCTCTGATTGCCTTGAACTTGTGTTAACCTATTAACAAGGTTGTTCTGAGGTTCGATTTGACTTTGAATACAAGTAACATAAATGAAAACTCTTCTTCGATATTTTAAAGGTTTCATTGAGGTTGGAAGTTTTAGAAATTGTTTGCAAGGTTTTTAAAAAAGATATCGTTAAAAAATatcgattttaaattaaattaaattaaattaaagattcTTTATGGGATTCTTTAATcagtaaaaacgaaaaataaaattatattgttttttaaaaaggGCCAGAACATTGCCTCTTGTGTTCAATTTGGCTTTGAATTGAATACAAGATAAACTCTCCTCCCATATTTTGAAGGTTTCATTGAGGTTGGAAGTTTTAGAAATTGTTTGCAatgtgttaaataaaaatatcgtTGAAATCTTTGAATTCAACTAATGATAAACTCTTCTCTTCAAATTtcttcaatttgttttattttaagccGTTATTTGAGCTTGAATTTCATATTGAATATATGCATGCcgtttaatacaattttagaaattatttgtaatttatttttaaaaaatatattattgagATCATgcgaatatattatataatatattcttatacttttatttataataagtatcaaattaaaaatttttgggTGCGGCTTTATTACTTGTTTGTATTCTCTGAGGTTATATTCAGCTTTTAatggaataaaaaatatagtatttttttacataaaaacattttgaaattgattgtgttattttattatgccATTATATTATTCAGCTTATCATTATTAAGCATATTTTATAGAGTTTATTCATAGTAGAAAggaaatttagttttatagGTTAGAGATCAACTAATTTTTAACGGCAAAATTCACAAcccatttcaattaaaattcagaacttagttttgtttttaagacATTATAATTGAGATTACTCTGAAGCTCGATTTAGCTTTGAACGAACCGCAAAATACACAcccctctttttttttaaatttagaaattatttgtgttttttaattatgccaATTCATTATACAGCTCATCGTTATTGAGCACATTCTCTAAGAGGctattcataataaatatcaaattaaaaattatagattAGTAACAtgatttcttttgtttattttattcatgTGATGATTTGAAATCTCGAATTTAATTGTTCCACTTTctttcaataatattatttacttCAAGGTTATGAAATTTAGCTTTTACGTGACGcgctttaaattgttgttttagcataatatattatatatggaaAATAAATGCTATTACTGCGTAGTCCACACCAACCTTATCGAAGGAGACTTGACGTTGGTACATTTTGCACTCACTGACGATGATGTTCGAAAACAACGAAAATAACAATGCGAACGCACCGAACAGCACACGATTTAAAACTGATTTGATTTTTCAGTTAGTCGAGCGTTTAAATAGACTTCGCTtcgccatcagcagcagcagcagcagcaaccgaagcagcaacagtagctAAGCGCTAATCTTTgagacaataacaaaaaatgaataataaaaaaaagaaatactaaaaacaataacaacacaataAACAATACGAGTCGAGAACAGAAAGTAATACAACGAGCCTATCGAGCGGTTAAACGATGATCAGAGGCAGAGAACAGCATCCACATCcattgaaatgaaatcgaaCTCTCGAGGGTTATCAGCTCTGGATGGAGTCTAGATAGGCCTCAGTGTTATGTTCTCTAAATGATgctaaatatgttatatattattaattcttATGCTTTTGCTCTTATCGTCAGCTTGTGCGCTGCTTGTGGTCTATGTTTTTGGGGCTATTTTTGCACAAGACTCGTATCACAATCAAAATCGAAATCTAAATAGTGGAATAATTCAATGAATTCTAATGACACGTTCTAACCAAACGAGTTCAACGGCATTTCTGGGCAATTATTGGaagtaaataaactttaaaaattcAGAGCTTTCTAAAACTGGCATTATTCCACATCCACAACCGAACTGAAGTTGAGATTCTACTGCCGAACAACCTGTCCAAAGTTTTCAGCACAAAGTTTTTCAAACTGCTTTTGTTTTAGTCATTTTCTGCTATGGCGTCGCTCTGCTTTGTGCTTATCAATTAACTAGACGCTCAACCGATTTACAGACTTGCAAAATCAGCTTTCAGTCAATCAACGAGGCCGCTgttaaaacacacacacgtgtggaacttgtttgctgtttgctttgttttgtggATCGCATTTTAAGCATCGACTAACTTGCGACTCAGCTGCAGCTCAGTTGTATCTCTTCTCTTCGGTCTGCGGCTCGGCGAGATTGTGCAGCTCCACATTTTGTTGTACGACACATGTAAGGTCAGCATATTTGGGCTCTTTTTAATGCGTGACTATTGTCTGTTTCACTACTCAACCCAAAACATACAAAATCTGATGCAATACGCCATGGATTTTACGCCAAATGTAACTACGACTTtagtttcttatttattaactttttaataatttgattagCAGCCAAAAGTATTCTAAAATATAGTTGATgctgatttattttttataatttttattttatataatttgattaGCAGATAAAAGTGTGCTTTTATACAGATTATTATGAAACGGATTAATACTCATTATTAGCTATCGGCCTTGCAATATgaacaattataaattgtaaaatttcaaAACTTACAAGGAAGTCATCAAGATATCTTTTTTTTCATAGTTCTAtttacaaatgtatttaaagattttcagaagaatatattttttagtaattACAGAAAGCAGGGCTATAGATTCATTTTCCCAattgttaaaacaaaaaaaagttgaaacaaattttctatatttgtttGCTAAAGGAGGGAGTCATTGAGAAAGTATAGTATGCTAAGATCTCTGTCGATGAATAAACTCGAGGTATATAATGACATAATGCTTAAGAACAATAAGTGCCAACTCTCAAGCTCTTTAAAGGATTGCATtatccatttccattttaagATGTTTCTTAGCAACTTTCTACAGAAATTGTGACAGGTGATGTTCTATATTCTCATATAATTAACATCATAGTTAGCTAAGGTAGCTTCAagaaaattgattgaaatatgttctataaaaatgttattttattttaatttatacaaatgaATTTACATGCAAGTTACTAAGGGACTAGAGCGCTGTccataattatattaataaatattggaTATAGTTTTCTGTTCTAATAATCcgaataatataaatgttgttttcttAATAAGGTATAATTTTGGTACCAAGAAAGGAGTTTAAAAAGATCTATCATATTAAATTGCGTCTATTATATACATGTtctatatattgatataacgCTTATTATAAGTTTTAATTTCACCCTAAtctaataaatcaaaaaagcGTTCAATATTATTTCAGCATTTGAAGATAAACGCAAAtagattttatataaatatttatatttatttatttaacaattatcgatacaaataaaatagagaGTTCGTGAGTTTATAAAAAAGTTCGATATAAGTAAATTGAGTTAATGATAATTGACTAACGATTAATTAGTAACTACCATATTGACGCCAGAGCGAGGTGAGCAGACCGCGTTTAGGCTTTGTTAATGCACTTGACTTCGGACGAACGTTCTTCAGACTGCAGCCCACGGGCAGGTTGACCTGCAAATCAAAGTGAAACagatatagatacagatacagatatattGACATATATAGATACAACTACAAATATTCGTAGATGCGTTGAAGCCTTCATTCAATTGCTCGCATTACAGTTTGATGCGTTTTATGAACTTGGCCAGTGTCATTTAATACAATCGATCGTGACAACTTACAGATTGTTGCGATGTGACTCTGACTGGCTCCTTATCGGGACAAATAACGTAGGACTCATGGCCAGCGAAGAGACTGCTGTGTGTTTCCTGCTCCCCAGGATAACTGAGCCTTGCATGCGACGTTGTTGAAGAAGCTGAGGCAGCTGTGCGAAAAAGTATCTTTAGTAGATTGataattatgcataattattaatataaacttACGTTTGACATGGATTATGAAAGTACACTGAAGAGTTCGTCCATCTGTTGTGGTTGCCTCGTATTTCACAGTGTGATCACCAGCACCAAACAACGCACCAGGGAACTGCAataaaattagaattaaaagtcaTACTTACATGCTTACTTATACTAGGGTCTATTATACAAACGTATTGTGTACTTTAAGATCGCAAACTAATTTttatctttataaatataacaaagttTTCGATCTTACAATGAAAAAGGGTTGTTGATCATGGACAAATTTGGCAATCAACGACTATTTcgattgttttattttttcacaaAGTGTTATGCCCCCTAAAATATGCCTAATTTCGGcaatattctttattatttctaCTTTGATAATGAAAGTGAGAGGTTTTATCGTAGTATGAATAAAGCATATTATtctgaattgaatttgaacaTTCTAATTACGTTAGCCACCattattaacaaattcaaAGCTTTGTTTAAAATCTTCTGGAACAAATGCTTTTCATTAGCTTTTAAGACGATCATCGACTGCTTTATCTTTTAAGTCTCGCATGactataaaaaaatgattttatttgaaaagtatttttccaattaaaaataagtaaaaaagctacagccgggtgtgctcgactttgagacatccgctacccataaaagccaaacaatgcggtataatataccaaataattataccgcaaaatactaaaatagaataaacggtatatttggtagattaatatagtaaatacatttaaaatataccaaagagtataTACCAGATCGTCAGCTAAAGCAATTAAGCATTTCTAAAATAACTTCTaagatttttatctgatcgcaaactATATACTACACTATACTATTTGCATTAAACAAGAAATTATAATTGGCCATCTAAAGGCGATCaagtgcattaaattaaaatatttataacttcCCCCATACATACCGATGACTTGAAGATCTTCAGGAGTTTGCCCTCGAAGCGCGGCTCTTCCCAAAGCACAGAACGCAGATTTTGATGCTCCTTCAGATGCACCTCAAACGAAGGCGGACAGTAGCTGGATGTGGATGAACCCAGATCAATGCGATTGCTCTCGGCGTGATGCGTAGAAGGCGTCTCTTTAACCAGGCTCTCAGCTGGTCTTGGCAACGTTGCATCCGTTAGCTTGGCGAATTTCTGGTTGAAGTTAAAGTCGGGCAATCTGGCGGGTTGACGGGGTGGCAATGAGAAGGATCTAAAAGTTTGCAAGGAAGCAAAAGGATTCGAATTCAATGTTGCTGGCGATCTTCTAATCGTGATGAGCGTTTGACAGCCAACTGATTGTTGAGTCGTCGGATCGGTTGCACGGAAAATGACTTTGTGGACTCCTTCAGGTAAATGTCCTTGCAGTTGCCTAGCCCAAGTCGGAGATGCAGCCACGTAGCGATAATCCGCATTTGTCGCCGGACGTTGGAGAATAACATGAGCCTTTGTCTGCTGTGGTCCCAGCATGATGACAACATTCTCCGGGCAAGTAATGAAGAGCTTGACACGAGGTTGCGGTAGACGAACAGATTGCTGTGGTCTCGAATGCTGTCTAAACGTTTGCTGCGCTTGCCAAGGAGCAACAATCCTTGTGGACATGCGACTGTCAAAGAGATTCGAGCCAAAAGGTTTGCACTCCAAGACGCTGCCCAAGCTCCAGCCATTGAAGCAGGTGGTTAACATTCCGGCAACTGGCACAAAGCCCATGTTGCACTGCAGGTTGCAGATGGTGCCGAAAGTGGAGGCGACTCGCGTGCAGTTGGCTGGGACGATGACGCCATTGCTGGGAGCAGGCAGTGGAGGACAAACACCAGCTGGTGCTGTCAGCTGTGGAGTTGTGTCTGTTAGCCACACGCCACGAGAGTGATGTGCGGCTGAATGAGCGAGGGAGATATCATTAGTTGAGAGTTTagacaaaacaagtaagaaagctatagttgAGTGTGATCGATTATGAGATTTTTAACAATGTAGTGCGGTATTTacgttaaaatataccaactgaatttaccaaaaactactactaaaatataccaaagtaaaCGTTTGGTATAATGGTATactaatataattaattaattaaactataaagttactgaaaaatactgaaaactaGATAAAGCAAGgaagaaatctacagtcgaatgtgctcaaatatgagatacccgttacaaTTTTTTACCAAGACATTGGGGTATATTCATAACtactgaaatatacaaaagtttACTCAAAATACTGTAAAAATACTTAAGCATATTGacatttatatttggtatattaatatactattactgTTATAcgttattatatattaaattaaccaAAATCCCTATTTAGTATTTCGATAAATTACTACTCCAGCCAAAGAAACTATGTTCctgtagttttctttttgttattcgttaaaaaaataactttcTTAAGAACTAACCTTTTTATCTGATATGTTGTTATTCTTGTAAAATTACTATAGCTTTCAAATTACgcttattatttgttattttttcgatttacaaaaatgtaaaacaaacttgatctgtaTTCAACAATAACATGTGCTGTCTCCCAAAAATTATACTTTAATCTCatgtagtctctgagatctacaCGATCTACACGAACAAACAGACAAAGGTCAATCGTTTCAGGTCTTCACGCTGATCATGAAAATACTTTACGGGATCGGAGATGCTTTCTTCAATTATAAGTAATTATACAATTCTACCATATGAGTGGCagatatacatagatataaaGCTTGAAATACTTACGCACACACTTGTTCTCCTCTCCCTCCCAGTTGCCCGTGATGCCGCAGTTACGAATCTCCGAACCTAAGAGCACATAGCCAGCATTGCAACGCACCTTGCAACGCGTGTTGTAGTGCAACTTGCGCTTGTGGCGATACCGATTGCAATGCGCCCTGCCATTGGCTGGTGCCTCGAAGCGCACACATCGATCGCTGGGCAGCTGTGGGGCGATAGGAGTAGGTAAATCGGAATTGGAAATTGGTCTCGGAGCTGGCAGTGGAATTGGTCTTTGTTTCGGCAACTGATTTGATGTGAATGGTGGGAAAGTTGGAATTGGTCTCGGGGCAGGCAACGGTACTGGCGAAGGCGCTGGTTGTGGCAACAGATCCTCGCCCAGCGGGGTTAAAGGCATTGGTCGAGGCTCCGAGAGCGGTATCTGAGCAGGTGGCAAGCTTGGCTTGAGCACCTCGAATGTCTTGTAGCAGCTGCGCTCATCAAAGGACAACTTTTTGCCAGCGCCACACGAGCACTTGAAGCTGCCAGCTTCATTCAAACACGTCTCCTCGCAGCCGCCATTGTTTACCGCACATTCATCAATGTCCACACAATCCTGCGCATTCTCCGCTAGCTTGTAACCCGCGGGACAGGCGCACTTGAAAGAGCCTTGAGCATTCTCGCAGAGATGCGAGCAGCCGCCGTTGTTCACATGACACTCATCGATGTCCACGCAGCTGCCATCGACCCCGATCAACATTCCCTCGCCACACTCGATGGGCGAACAGCCTTGCTCCGACTTCTCCGTGCCTGGGGGACAACCGACGAGAGCAGGCCGACAACTGCGTTCATCCTCCTGCAGCAGATATCCCAAGGGGCAGCCACACTCAAAGCTGCCCGGTTTGTTGATGCACTCGTGTGTGCAACCACCTGAGAGTAAGCCAGCACACTCATCCACATCCTGGCAAGTGCCATCAGCCGCAAGTTCATATCCTCGATCACAGGCACACTCATGCGAACCTATAAGATTAATGCAAATGCCGCTGCAATTACCAAAATCGAGCGAACATTCATCAATGTCCAAGCAACCGAAGCCATCGGGAGCCAGCTCAAAACCTGAGTTGCAAGCACAGGCAAAGCCACCCGGTTGATTCAAGCAGAGCTGCGCACAATTCCCATTCTGCTGCAGACACTCATCATGATCGCTACAACTGCGATCGTCTGGGTTTAAAGTGAAACCCAAGGGACAAGCGCATTGAAAACTGCCCGGCAAATTGATGCAGAAATGCGAGCAGTTGGCATTTGCAAGCGAGCACTCGTCAATGTCCAAGCAAGCGGATGGTGATGAAGCTGCAGATGATGTTGATGTGACAAATGATTCATGAATGCGATTGTCGTAGCCCCAAGCGTAGCCCGGTTCACATAAGCAAGTATAGGAACCGTTTAAGTTCTCGCATTGCAGCGGCGGCTCACAGCTGTGGGTATTCTGGGCGCATTCGTCGATGTCGAAGCAATAATCGGAGGAGAGTCCTGGCAGCTGAAGCATCTCGTAGCCCGTCGAGCAGTGGCATTCATACGCACCTGGTACATTGTGACACAGCTGCTGACAGCCGCCGTTGTTCACCTTACATTCATCCACATCGTTGCAACTCTTGCCATCCTCACTAAGTACATAACCCTTGCTGCAAGCGCAGATGCCATTTTCGGCACTGCGGCAAAGCTGCTCGCAACCATTGTTGTTCACAGCACAAGGATCGGGAGCCACGCAAGCGTGTCCTTCAGGTTCCTGCAACGACATGCCACGCGGACACAAGCATTGATAGCCACCCGCTGTGTTGAAGCAGTCGTGACTGCACTTGTGTGTGCCCTGAGCGCACTCGTCGATATCCTGGCAGCTAAACACTTCGCTGGCATAGCCAGGAGGACACAGGCAACTGAAAGTGCTATTGTCCTCGCTGACCAGACAACTTCCTGGTCGACATCTCTCATGTCCCTGCTCACGACTGCAAACGCTCTCCAGCACCTCGCAACTGTGTGCGTCTTCACCTAGTCTGTAGCCCTCGGGACAGACGCAAACGTAACCGCCGCTCTCCAGGTTCTCACATTCGTGCGCACAACGTGTGCGATTCAGTTGGGGATTGTCGAGAGCCTCGCAGTTGTCCGGAGCGCAGTTGACTTGATCCTCCAGCAAGTGGAAGCCATCGCGACAGCTGCAACGGAAGGAACCGAGCGTGTTCTCGCAAAGCTGCTGGCAAACACGATGGGGAACATGCTCTATGTTGCTGTCGTCCTCCACTACAATGTCGCACTCGTTGATGTCCACACAGATGCTGCCGTCAGGCGAGAGCCCAAAGCCTGGATTGCAAGTTGGTTTGGGAGTTACAGGCACGGCTTCGGGTTCATCTTCGGGTTCAACTTTGAGTTCAGGTTGAGGCTCCGTCTCAACACCCTTAACAGGTTCCTCAGGCCCGACTTCAATTTCGTTGTCGTGCTCCTcctcatttgtttgtttgacaGCTTCTTCGTCCTCTTCCTTTTCCTCCTCTTCAGCTTCCTCCTTGGCGTTCAAAGCAATCACACAGCGATAGGAACCAGGCGTATTCTCA of Drosophila nasuta strain 15112-1781.00 chromosome 3, ASM2355853v1, whole genome shotgun sequence contains these proteins:
- the LOC132792834 gene encoding fibrillin-1 isoform X1, with the protein product MSPAHLILCVLSSIAFSGVANAVYEDCQTPPPVDHAQAELFVSESNHVNTAIYSCASGYVLKGPKELLCNVDTEEWQGEPPICLKAKGTHSERKQKLLAIVEDFNVPAKLVPQLDLSCIQAKVEAPQISHGIVARYERKRRGEKVFLVAYYACNENYEFENTQNYALYCGAKQWVGDLPACYPRVEYTDDNEENDDDGDNANDDDYNYNDYEAVEEETETPKPVYDTLEGVKPPPPPPPVEAEAVEVEDEEEQPQGQPEAVPAVPTTVEPKIDTVAEPKTEVQTAVETEAQTAIENEVHTAVEPQVKQDEGTAAHPEVELKPENESDFVVPVDEPKAEPELVPSADATNQTETQIVTESVTDINIVVPPTSDPYSPRLLDENCGEDRGGCAQKCERVLFPGENEPRLKCSCYKGFTLDPQDYSSCHDIDECQESNGGCSQICNNLPGGYECGCEKGYEIDAATRNTCVDIDECAQPEVIAECANGCENTPGSYRCVIALNAKEEAEEEEKEEDEEAVKQTNEEEHDNEIEVGPEEPVKGVETEPQPELKVEPEDEPEAVPVTPKPTCNPGFGLSPDGSICVDINECDIVVEDDSNIEHVPHRVCQQLCENTLGSFRCSCRDGFHLLEDQVNCAPDNCEALDNPQLNRTRCAHECENLESGGYVCVCPEGYRLGEDAHSCEVLESVCSREQGHERCRPGSCLVSEDNSTFSCLCPPGYASEVFSCQDIDECAQGTHKCSHDCFNTAGGYQCLCPRGMSLQEPEGHACVAPDPCAVNNNGCEQLCRSAENGICACSKGYVLSEDGKSCNDVDECKVNNGGCQQLCHNVPGAYECHCSTGYEMLQLPGLSSDYCFDIDECAQNTHSCEPPLQCENLNGSYTCLCEPGYAWGYDNRIHESFVTSTSSAASSPSACLDIDECSLANANCSHFCINLPGSFQCACPLGFTLNPDDRSCSDHDECLQQNGNCAQLCLNQPGGFACACNSGFELAPDGFGCLDIDECSLDFGNCSGICINLIGSHECACDRGYELAADGTCQDVDECAGLLSGGCTHECINKPGSFECGCPLGYLLQEDERSCRPALVGCPPGTEKSEQGCSPIECGEGMLIGVDGSCVDIDECHVNNGGCSHLCENAQGSFKCACPAGYKLAENAQDCVDIDECAVNNGGCEETCLNEAGSFKCSCGAGKKLSFDERSCYKTFEVLKPSLPPAQIPLSEPRPMPLTPLGEDLLPQPAPSPVPLPAPRPIPTFPPFTSNQLPKQRPIPLPAPRPISNSDLPTPIAPQLPSDRCVRFEAPANGRAHCNRYRHKRKLHYNTRCKVRCNAGYVLLGSEIRNCGITGNWEGEENKCVPAHHSRGVWLTDTTPQLTAPAGVCPPLPAPSNGVIVPANCTRVASTFGTICNLQCNMGFVPVAGMLTTCFNGWSLGSVLECKPFGSNLFDSRMSTRIVAPWQAQQTFRQHSRPQQSVRLPQPRVKLFITCPENVVIMLGPQQTKAHVILQRPATNADYRYVAASPTWARQLQGHLPEGVHKVIFRATDPTTQQSVGCQTLITIRRSPATLNSNPFASLQTFRSFSLPPRQPARLPDFNFNQKFAKLTDATLPRPAESLVKETPSTHHAESNRIDLGSSTSSYCPPSFEVHLKEHQNLRSVLWEEPRFEGKLLKIFKSSFPGALFGAGDHTVKYEATTTDGRTLQCTFIIHVKPASASSTTSHARLSYPGEQETHSSLFAGHESYVICPDKEPVRVTSQQSVNLPVGCSLKNVRPKSSALTKPKRGLLTSLWRQYGSY
- the LOC132792834 gene encoding fibrillin-1 isoform X2 codes for the protein MSPAHLILCVLSSIAFSGVANAVYEDCQTPPPVDHAQAELFVSESNHVNTAIYSCASGYVLKGPKELLCNVDTEEWQGEPPICLKAKERKQKLLAIVEDFNVPAKLVPQLDLSCIQAKVEAPQISHGIVARYERKRRGEKVFLVAYYACNENYEFENTQNYALYCGAKQWVGDLPACYPRVEYTDDNEENDDDGDNANDDDYNYNDYEAVEEETETPKPVYDTLEGVKPPPPPPPVEAEAVEVEDEEEQPQGQPEAVPAVPTTVEPKIDTVAEPKTEVQTAVETEAQTAIENEVHTAVEPQVKQDEGTAAHPEVELKPENESDFVVPVDEPKAEPELVPSADATNQTETQIVTESVTDINIVVPPTSDPYSPRLLDENCGEDRGGCAQKCERVLFPGENEPRLKCSCYKGFTLDPQDYSSCHDIDECQESNGGCSQICNNLPGGYECGCEKGYEIDAATRNTCVDIDECAQPEVIAECANGCENTPGSYRCVIALNAKEEAEEEEKEEDEEAVKQTNEEEHDNEIEVGPEEPVKGVETEPQPELKVEPEDEPEAVPVTPKPTCNPGFGLSPDGSICVDINECDIVVEDDSNIEHVPHRVCQQLCENTLGSFRCSCRDGFHLLEDQVNCAPDNCEALDNPQLNRTRCAHECENLESGGYVCVCPEGYRLGEDAHSCEVLESVCSREQGHERCRPGSCLVSEDNSTFSCLCPPGYASEVFSCQDIDECAQGTHKCSHDCFNTAGGYQCLCPRGMSLQEPEGHACVAPDPCAVNNNGCEQLCRSAENGICACSKGYVLSEDGKSCNDVDECKVNNGGCQQLCHNVPGAYECHCSTGYEMLQLPGLSSDYCFDIDECAQNTHSCEPPLQCENLNGSYTCLCEPGYAWGYDNRIHESFVTSTSSAASSPSACLDIDECSLANANCSHFCINLPGSFQCACPLGFTLNPDDRSCSDHDECLQQNGNCAQLCLNQPGGFACACNSGFELAPDGFGCLDIDECSLDFGNCSGICINLIGSHECACDRGYELAADGTCQDVDECAGLLSGGCTHECINKPGSFECGCPLGYLLQEDERSCRPALVGCPPGTEKSEQGCSPIECGEGMLIGVDGSCVDIDECHVNNGGCSHLCENAQGSFKCACPAGYKLAENAQDCVDIDECAVNNGGCEETCLNEAGSFKCSCGAGKKLSFDERSCYKTFEVLKPSLPPAQIPLSEPRPMPLTPLGEDLLPQPAPSPVPLPAPRPIPTFPPFTSNQLPKQRPIPLPAPRPISNSDLPTPIAPQLPSDRCVRFEAPANGRAHCNRYRHKRKLHYNTRCKVRCNAGYVLLGSEIRNCGITGNWEGEENKCVPAHHSRGVWLTDTTPQLTAPAGVCPPLPAPSNGVIVPANCTRVASTFGTICNLQCNMGFVPVAGMLTTCFNGWSLGSVLECKPFGSNLFDSRMSTRIVAPWQAQQTFRQHSRPQQSVRLPQPRVKLFITCPENVVIMLGPQQTKAHVILQRPATNADYRYVAASPTWARQLQGHLPEGVHKVIFRATDPTTQQSVGCQTLITIRRSPATLNSNPFASLQTFRSFSLPPRQPARLPDFNFNQKFAKLTDATLPRPAESLVKETPSTHHAESNRIDLGSSTSSYCPPSFEVHLKEHQNLRSVLWEEPRFEGKLLKIFKSSFPGALFGAGDHTVKYEATTTDGRTLQCTFIIHVKPASASSTTSHARLSYPGEQETHSSLFAGHESYVICPDKEPVRVTSQQSVNLPVGCSLKNVRPKSSALTKPKRGLLTSLWRQYGSY
- the LOC132792834 gene encoding fibulin-2 isoform X3; its protein translation is MSPAHLILCVLSSIAFSGVANAVYEDCQTPPPVDHAQAELFVSESNHVNTAIYSCASGYVLKGPKELLCNVDTEEWQGEPPICLKAKGTHSERKQKLLAIVEDFNVPAKLVPQLDLSCIQAKVEAPQISHGIVARYERKRRGEKVFLVAYYACNENYEFENTQNYALYCGAKQWVGDLPACYPRVEYTDDNEENDDDGDNANDDDYNYNDYEAVEEETETPKPVYDTLEGVKPPPPPPPVEAEAVEVEDEEEQPQGQPEAVPAVPTTVEPKIDTVAEPKTEVQTAVETEAQTAIENEVHTAVEPQVKQDEGTAAHPEVELKPENESDFVVPVDEPKAEPELVPSADATNQTETQIVTESVTDINIVVPPTSDPYSPRLLDENCGEDRGGCAQKCERVLFPGENEPRLKCSCYKGFTLDPQDYSSCHDIDECQESNGGCSQICNNLPGGYECGCEKGYEIDAATRNTCVDIDECAQPEVIAECANGCENTPGSYRCVIALNAKEEAEEEEKEEDEEAVKQTNEEEHDNEIEVGPEEPVKGVETEPQPELKVEPEDEPEAVPVTPKPTCNPGFGLSPDGSICVDINECDIVVEDDSNIEHVPHRVCQQLCENTLGSFRCSCRDGFHLLEDQVNCAPDNCEALDNPQLNRTRCAHECENLESGGYVCVCPEGYRLGEDAHSCEVLESVCSREQGHERCRPGSCLVSEDNSTFSCLCPPGYASEVFSCQDIDECAQGTHKCSHDCFNTAGGYQCLCPRGMSLQEPEGHACVAPDPCAVNNNGCEQLCRSAENGICACSKGYVLSEDGKSCNDVDECKVNNGGCQQLCHNVPGSHECACDRGYELAADGTCQDVDECAGLLSGGCTHECINKPGSFECGCPLGYLLQEDERSCRPALVGCPPGTEKSEQGCSPIECGEGMLIGVDGSCVDIDECHVNNGGCSHLCENAQGSFKCACPAGYKLAENAQDCVDIDECAVNNGGCEETCLNEAGSFKCSCGAGKKLSFDERSCYKTFEVLKPSLPPAQIPLSEPRPMPLTPLGEDLLPQPAPSPVPLPAPRPIPTFPPFTSNQLPKQRPIPLPAPRPISNSDLPTPIAPQLPSDRCVRFEAPANGRAHCNRYRHKRKLHYNTRCKVRCNAGYVLLGSEIRNCGITGNWEGEENKCVPAHHSRGVWLTDTTPQLTAPAGVCPPLPAPSNGVIVPANCTRVASTFGTICNLQCNMGFVPVAGMLTTCFNGWSLGSVLECKPFGSNLFDSRMSTRIVAPWQAQQTFRQHSRPQQSVRLPQPRVKLFITCPENVVIMLGPQQTKAHVILQRPATNADYRYVAASPTWARQLQGHLPEGVHKVIFRATDPTTQQSVGCQTLITIRRSPATLNSNPFASLQTFRSFSLPPRQPARLPDFNFNQKFAKLTDATLPRPAESLVKETPSTHHAESNRIDLGSSTSSYCPPSFEVHLKEHQNLRSVLWEEPRFEGKLLKIFKSSFPGALFGAGDHTVKYEATTTDGRTLQCTFIIHVKPASASSTTSHARLSYPGEQETHSSLFAGHESYVICPDKEPVRVTSQQSVNLPVGCSLKNVRPKSSALTKPKRGLLTSLWRQYGSY